The Daucus carota subsp. sativus chromosome 2, DH1 v3.0, whole genome shotgun sequence genome includes a window with the following:
- the LOC108208343 gene encoding uncharacterized protein LOC108208343 — MNGRRGHWDPRSETGAPFAGFDGPRGRQIPVPGVFGAHDPFDHPFFTDPFGLPGRVPLMNTPLPGVHMGRSPVMPAPMPHFPIDESPFNHAHLPNFHFGGHPFMNTGPTNFPIGNNPFSSSPLPFGFGTEISAMNVQAPEFIDVKSSQMNRSKGPIIEELNSDDEKEMDDQEEKNGSKGPIIEELSSDDEKEIDDLMEKNDNPRKHDRRRKEAYAEDQDYQTDGMNKRQMLFCNKSNSVNNAQLSGSHSSQSFTFHSSTVMHGGSNGTYYTKSRTLRRGTDGLMIDESKEADFTTGRAAHRLSRAINDKGHTVARNLQSDGNVDTMQILHNLEKDDLATFEQTWNQSASKSSPGWSEGLYMQNGSGSSREGVLQRRAIQALPSTENPHILGGTQPGVSSRPGYSEFHNPERMDVNNGGGGNSFGGRF; from the exons ATGAATGGAAGAAGGGGACACTGGGATCCACGTTCCGAAACTGGTGCTCCTTTTGCAGGTTTTGATGGCCCTAGGGGTCGCCAGATTCCAGTTCCTGGGGTGTTTGGGGCACATGACCCTtttgatcaccctttctttACAGATCCATTTGGCTTACCTGGCAGGGTTCCTTTAATGAATACACCTCTGCCTGGTGTCCATATGGGTAGAAGTCCAGTTATGCCTGCTCCTATGCCTCATTTTCCTATAGATGAAAGTCCCTTTAACCATGCCCATCTGCCTAATTTCCACTTTGGGGGGCATCCATTCATGAACACAGGTCCAACTAACTTCCCTATTGGGAATAACCCTTTTTCCAGTTCACCTCTTCCATTTGGTTTTGGTACTGAAATTTCTGCAATGAACGTGCAAGCACCTGAGTTCATCGACGTAAAGTCTTCCCAAATGAACAGGTCCAAGGGACCGATTATAGAAGAGTTGAACTCTGATGATGAGAAGGAAATGGACGACCAAGAGGAGAAAAACGGATCTAAGGGGCCAATTATTGAAGAGTTGAGCTCTGATGATGAGAAGGAAATTGATGACCTCATGGAGAAAAATGATAACCCTAGAAAGCATGATAGGCGAAGAAAAGAGGCTTATGCTGAGGATCAAGACTATCAAACAGATG GAATGAACAAAAGGCAAATGCTTTTCTGCAATAAGTCTAATAGTGTGAATAATGCACAATTGAGTGGAAGTCATAGCAGTCAGAGCTTTACTTTTCACAGCTCGACTGTTATGCATGGTGGTTCAAATGGAACATACTATACTAAATCCAGAACGTTGAGAAGAGGGACTGATGGA TTAATGATCGATGAGAGCAAAGAAGCTGATTTTACGACTGGTCGAGCTGCTCATAGGCTCTCTAGGGCAATTAATGACAAA GGCCATACTGTTGCAAGGAACCTACAGTCAGATGGTAATGTCGATACCATGCAGATTTTGCACAATCTGGAGAAAG ATGATCTTGCTACTTTTGAGCAAACATGGAATCAAAGTGCTAGTAAAAGTTCGCCTGGATGGAGCGAAGGCTTATACATGCAGAATG GCTCCGGGAGTAGTAGAGAGGGTGTTCTGCAAAGAAGGGCAATTCAGGCTCTACCTTCGACTGAAAACCCTCATATTTTGGGTGGTACGCAACCAGGTGTAAGCAGCAGGCCTGGTTATTCTGAGTTTCATAATCCTGAGAGGATGGATGTGAACAATGGAGGTGGAGGCAATTCTTTTGGGGGTAGATTTTAA
- the LOC108208287 gene encoding uncharacterized protein LOC108208287, producing the protein MGVTQSRSPLPLITCGKETNESEPMPIRVTGDGDHGVEPQIFGGANNNSEQHDVNRGTNSDNIDESIDFNSLIRDPGLRKQIETYDPNKKDLIRRAYIDLGPYQPVQVYPFSGPEHHPRRFQKCWFQKFPWLEYSPEKDAAYCFYCFLFAKNPLGRCGSNTFTVKGFNTWRKVNNGKDCAFRCHVGKGDGSNSAHNFAAKCYYNLKNQPCHLEKIVEKQSAEEIKRNRMRLKTSIDAIKWLTFQACAFRGHDERCNSKNQGNFLEMLKLLASYSPEVKEIILDKAPKNAKYTSPKIQKELLHVFARKVQSLIREEIDNAKYCLIVDESRDISKREQMAIVVRFVDKNGYVRERFLDLVHVKDTTSLTLKTEICAILSHQNLSVQNIRGQGYDGASNMHGEWNGLQALFLKECPYAYYIHCLAHQLQLALVAATREVPQIHTFFQNLVFVINAVTSSCKQHDELQANQIAEIEHLKEIEEIQTGKGLNQIGTLQRPGDTRWSSHLTAICSLIRMYGATRSVLIDVAAQGTTFAQRGDALSAIKMLMSYEFVFILHVVKEIMAITDLLCRALQQKSQDILNAMHLVSTTKLLIQKLRSDGWESLLENVKSFCERYTIEIPDMNVPYFDVLKSLRRQGKQKQMVTTEHHYKVEIFTAAIDQQLQELNNRFSEQTTELLILSTSLNPRDCYKSFNIENICKLAENFYSEDFLGDEKIHLRYELQHYGLDVPVHPDLKNLSTLGDLCHGLVTTGKADMYPLVDRLLRLVLTLPASTATSERAFSAMKIVKTSLRNRMEDEFLRDYLLLYIEKEIAETISTDEIIDSFYSIKERRAHLK; encoded by the exons ATGGGTGTCACTCAATCACGATCCCCGCTACCCCTGATTACCTGCGGAAAGGAAACAAACGAGAGTGAGCCAATGCCCA TTAGAGTCACTGGAGATGGAGATCATGGAGTCGAGCCTCAGATTTTTGGCGGGGCAAACAACAACTCCGAGCAACATGATGTTAATAGAGGTACTAACTCTGATAATATTGATGAAAGTATTGATTTTAATTCATTGATACGTGATCCTGGTTTGCGGAAACAAATTGAGACTTATGACCcaaataaaaaagatttaatTAGGAGGGCATATATTGATCTTGGTCCATATCAACCTGTGCAAGTCTATCCTTTCTCGGGTCCAGAACATCATCCCCGTCGATTTCAAAAATGTTGGTTTCAGAAATTTCCTTGGTTAGAGTACTCACCAGAAAAAGATGCAGCATactgtttttattgttttctttttgCTAAAAATCCATTAGGAAGGTGTGGTTCCAATACATTTACTGTTAAGGGGTTTAACACTTGGAGGAAAGTAAATAATGgaaaagattgtgcttttagatGTCATGTTGGGAAAGGAGATGGTTCTAATTCAGCTCATAATTTTGCGGCCAAATGTTATTATAATCTCAAAAATCAGCCATGTCACTTGGAGAAGATAGTAGAGAAACAAAGTGCAGAAGAAATTAAACGAAATCGAATGCGTCTTAAAACATCAATTGATGCAATCAAGTGGTTGACATTCCAAGCTTGTGCATTCAGAGGGCATGATGAAAGATGCAACTCAAAGAATCAAGGTAATTTTCTTGAGATGCTAAAGCTTTTGGCTTCTTACAGTCCTGAGgtaaaagaaattattttagaCAAAGCCCCAAAAAATGCCAAATACACTTCACCAAAAATCCAAAAAGagcttttacatgtttttgccAGGAAAGTGCAAAGTTTAATTCGTGAAGAGATCGATAATGCTAAATATTGTTTGATTGTGGATGAATCTAGAGATATCTCTAAAAGAGAGCAAATGGCCATCGTTGTTAGGTTTGTTGATAAGAATGGCTATGTGAGGGAGCGTTTCTTGGATTTAGTCCATGTTAAAGATACAACATCTTTAACATTGAAAACAGAAATATGTGCTATTTTGTCTCATCAGAATCTTAGTGTCCAGAACATAAGAGGCCAGGGATACGACGGCGCCAGTAATATGCATGGTGAGTGGAACGGGCTGCAAGCACTATTTCTTAAAGAATGCCCGTATGCCTATTACATTCATTGCCTGGCACACCAGTTGCAGTTAGCACTTGTGGCTGCAACCAGAGAAGTACCTCAGATTCACACTTTCTTTCAAAATCTGGTGTTTGTTATCAATGCAGTTACTAGTTCTTGTAAACAGCATGATGAGTTGCAAGCTAATCAAATTGCTGAAATTGAGCATTTAAAGGAAATTGAAGAGATTCAAACGGGTAAAGGTCTCAATCAAATTGGAACATTGCAACGTCCTGGGGATACTAGATGGAGTTCGCATTTAACTGCTATATGTAGTTTGATCAGAATGTATGGTGCCACTCGCTCAGTTTTGATTGATGTTGCTGCTCAAGGGACAACTTTTGCTCAAAGAGGTGATGCTTTAAGTGCTATTAAAATGTTGATGTCTTATGAATTTGTATTTATCTTACATGTGGTCAAGGAGATAATGGCTATTACTGATCTACTTTGTCGAGCATTACAACAAAAGTCTCAGGATATTTTAAATGCTATGCATCTGGTTTCCACTACAAAGTTGCTGATTCAAAAATTGAGAAGTGATGGTTGGGAGAGTCTTTTAGAGAACGTGAAATCATTCTGTGAGCGATATACTATAGAGATTCCGGACATGAATGTTCCTTACTTTGATGTGCTTAAATCTCTCCGTCGGCAAGGAAAACAAAAGCAAATGGTGACAACGGAACATCATTACAAAGTAGAAATCTTTACTGCTGCCATAGACCAACAATTGCAGGAGTTAAACAATAGGTTCAGCGAGCAAACGACAGAGCTTCTAATTCTGAGTACATCACTAAATCCTAGGGATTGTTACAAATCTTTCAATATAGAGAACATTTGCAAGCTAGctgaaaatttttattcagaagatttttTGGGAGATGAAAAAATTCACTTAAGGTATGAACTACAACATTATGGCTTAGATGTTCCTGTTCATCCAGATTTGAAGAATTTGTCTACTCTTGGAGATTTATGTCATGGATTGGTAACCACCGGCAAAGCTGACATGTATCCATTAGTTGATAGACTATTGAGGCTTGTCTTGACTCTTCCGGCATCTACGGCAACATCTGAACGGGCTTTTTCAGCTATGAAAATTGTGAAAACAAGCCTTCGGAATCGTATGGAAGATGAGTTTCTTAGAGATTATTTGTTGCTATATATTGAAAAGGAGATTGCCGAGACCATTTCTACTGACGAGATTATTGATTCATTTTATTCAATCAAAGAAAGGCGCGCGCATCTCAAATAA
- the LOC108210179 gene encoding fatty acid amide hydrolase: MGKKRVLLPAEEVEVTAQKYEFQQIKAPHLTGFMLKLFVKLLEAPVIGPLIADHLKKQNQINEVLRNTAIPETPMFKPEYPFQEPEVGITTLDKCVTSEDRVELALKCLPQYDPSSTWTGDMSPFRYWKIRDYAYAYRSRLATPAIVAERIISAIEEFSHKIPPAPMLISFDPEDIRRQAEASTQRFEKGSPLSILDGIFMAIKDDIDCFPHPSKGGSSWYHEVRSVRKDAVCVSRLRDCGVIFVGKANMHEMGCGTTGNNPNHGTARNPHAPDRYTGGSSSGPAAIVASGLCSAALGTDGGGSVRIPSSLCGVVGLKSTYKRTSMKGATCDIGTVEIIGPIASTVEDVMLVYSVISETAPDKISLNPYVTSLPQLSTHESSNALGSLRLGKYTEWFNDVFSPEISGKCDDILDMLSKTYGCETVDIVIPELNHMRIAHLVTFGSETASALSPEFEDGNSIKFTHDTRINLALFRSFTASEYVAAQRLRQRMMYYHMEIFKKVDVIVTPTTGMTAPVIPPAALDFGETDLQVASNLMRFVLAPNLLGLPAISIPVGYDKQGLPIGLQLIGRPWAEATILRLAAAVEELSATRKKPQSYYDVLKGN; the protein is encoded by the exons ATGGGCAAGAAGCGAGTTTTGTTGCCAGCAGAGGAAGTTGAGGTCACTGCTCAGAAATATGAGTTTCAGCAGATCAAAG CTCCACACTTGACTGGGTTTATGCTCAAGTTGTTTGTTAAGTTACTCGAAGCTCCTGTCATTGGTCCTCTTATTGCTGATCATTTGAAGAAGCAGAATCAGATTAACGAG GTACTACGTAATACTGCGATACCAGAGACGCCCATGTTCAAACCTGAGTATCCCTTTCAAG AACCAGAAGTCGGTATAACTACTCTGGACAAATGTGTTACATCTGAAGACCGTGTTGAATTAGCCTTAAAGTGTCTTCCTCAGTATGATCCTTCTAGTACTTGGACGGGTGATATGTCTCCATTCCGCTACTGGAAAATCCGTGATTATGCATATGCCTACAGATCAAGGCTTGCAACTCCAGCCATT GTTGCAGAGAGAATTATCTCGGCTATTGAGGAGTTCAGCCATAAGATACCTCCAGCGCCAATGTTAATATCTTTTGACCCTGAGGACATAAGAAGGCAAGCTGAAGCATCCACACAAAGGTTTGAGAAAG GAAGTCCATTGTCAATCTTGGACGGGATCTTTATGGCTATTAAGGATGATATAGACTGTTTTCCTCACCCATCTAAAG GTGGTTCCTCATGGTACCATGAGGTAAGATCCGTAAGAAAAGATGCAGTTTGTGTGTCAAGGTTGCGTGATTGTGGCGTTATCTTTGTTGGAAAGGCGAATATGCATGAAATGGGATGCGGTACTACTGGAAATAATCCCAATCACGG CACGGCAAGAAACCCACATGCTCCAGATAGGTACACTGGTGGATCTTCCTCAGGGCCTGCAGCAATTGTAGCTTCTGGATTGTGTTCGGCTGCATTGGGAACTGATGGTGGAG GATCGGTCCGTATTCCTTCTTCTCTTTGTGGAGTAGTGGGCTTAAAATCTACATATAAGAGAACAAGCATGAAAGG GGCTACATGTGATATAGGGACTGTGGAAATTATTGGCCCTATTGCATCAACAGTTGAGGATGTTATGTTAGT GTACTCAGTAATCTCTGAAACCGCTCCTGATAAAATCAGTTTGAACCCG TATGTAACTTCTTTACCACAGTTATCAACACATGAGAGTTCTAATGCTTTAGGATCACTGAGATTAGGGAAATACACAGAG TGGTTTAATGATGTATTCTCACCTGAAATCTCTGGAAAATGTGATGACATTCTTGATATGCTCTCGAAGACATATGGATGCGAA ACTGTAGATATCGTAATACCAGAGTTAAACCATATGCGCATAGCTCACCTTGTCACGTTTGGTTCTGAGACAGCATCTGCTTTATCCCCGGAATTTGAAGATGG GAATAGCATAAAATTTACCCATGACACTCGCATCAATCTTGCACTTTTTCGGTCCTTCACTGCTTCAGAATATGTTGCTGCGCAACGTCTGAG GCAAAGAATGATGTATTATCACATGGAGATTTTTAAGAAGGTTGATGTCATAGTGACTCCAACCACTGG TATGACAGCACCTGTGATACCTCCTGCTGCTCTTGATTTTGGGGAAACGGATTTGCAAGTTGCAA GTAATCTCATGCGGTTTGTCTTGGCCCCAAATCTTCTTGGACTCCCAGCGATCTCTATCCCT GTTGGATATGACAAGCAAGGGCTTCCAATAGGTTTGCAACTGATTGGTCGTCCCTGGGCAGAAGCTACAATTTTGCGCCTTGCTGCTGCGGTAGAG GAACTCTCTGCTACCCGGAAGAAACCTCAATCTTATTATGATGTTCTCAAGGGAAACTAA